In Candidatus Hamiltonella defensa 5AT (Acyrthosiphon pisum), one genomic interval encodes:
- a CDS encoding integration host factor subunit alpha: MTITKADILDDVSEKFGLEPKESKDLLELFFEEIRCILGDEECSELKFSGFGNFNLRDKKARPGRNPKTGEDVLIKKRRVVTFHAGLKLKTLIENGNEKCSKLKNNQ; this comes from the coding sequence ATGACCATTACTAAAGCTGATATTTTGGATGATGTATCTGAAAAATTTGGTTTAGAGCCGAAAGAGAGTAAAGATCTTTTAGAATTATTTTTTGAAGAAATACGTTGTATTCTAGGGGATGAGGAGTGCTCTGAGCTTAAATTTTCTGGTTTCGGTAATTTTAATTTGAGAGATAAAAAAGCACGCCCGGGCCGTAATCCAAAAACCGGTGAAGATGTTCTTATTAAAAAACGCAGAGTCGTTACTTTTCATGCAGGGCTAAAATTAAAAACGTTGATTGAGAACGGTAATGAAAAATGCAGTAAGTTAAAAAATAATCAATAG
- the mukF gene encoding chromosome partition protein MukF: MSEISQSIPERVSWVRQNHFAIMLPPDRLAFLVAIATLNIERLDGEISEGELIDIFYLANKDVAQAHENLLIRANNAINDMVDQRLLNRFTTQQAEDYAIYRLTLLGIGITDYYIRQKEFSTLRLSIQLSVLAKEIEQAANASEKNEKEEAHWRQYVFAILKYSVSDMFDHIDMTQRAMDEQQNSVKEEVAALLHQDWRTAIASCEVLLSETSSTLRELQDTLEAAGDQIQTHLLRIQSAVMDRSELEYIDKLIFTLQAKLDRTISWGQQSIDLWIGYDRHVHKFIRTAIDMDKNRVFAQRLRRSIQKYFDHPWALTFSDALRLLDIRDEQSSSLSNVESIGELPSELKFEGCDLIRSQLSSLIEEALMVYQQKAIPLHLGQILRDYLKKYPVSQHFEVARILVDLALQLGVASEDFSGLSAQWLPINDYGAQVQAHVIDQY; this comes from the coding sequence ATGAGTGAAATTTCTCAAAGCATACCTGAGCGGGTCAGCTGGGTACGACAAAATCATTTTGCCATTATGTTGCCACCTGATCGCTTGGCTTTTCTTGTAGCGATTGCGACTTTAAATATCGAGCGATTGGATGGAGAAATCAGCGAAGGTGAGCTGATAGACATTTTTTATCTGGCCAATAAAGACGTCGCACAAGCTCATGAAAATCTGTTGATTCGTGCCAATAATGCCATTAATGATATGGTCGACCAGCGCTTACTCAATCGTTTTACAACTCAACAGGCAGAAGATTATGCCATTTATCGCTTAACCCTTTTGGGTATTGGCATCACGGATTATTATATTCGTCAAAAAGAATTTTCAACATTACGTCTTTCGATACAACTGTCAGTACTGGCCAAAGAAATAGAGCAAGCAGCGAATGCTTCAGAAAAAAATGAAAAGGAAGAAGCTCACTGGCGTCAGTATGTTTTCGCTATTTTGAAATACTCTGTATCAGACATGTTTGATCATATTGACATGACCCAACGAGCTATGGACGAGCAGCAAAATAGTGTCAAAGAAGAGGTAGCTGCCCTGTTACATCAAGACTGGCGTACGGCGATTGCCAGCTGTGAGGTACTGCTGTCTGAAACGTCTAGCACCCTGCGCGAGTTACAAGATACTTTAGAGGCAGCGGGAGATCAGATTCAAACACACTTGTTACGGATTCAATCTGCTGTGATGGATCGCTCTGAATTAGAGTACATTGATAAACTGATTTTTACTTTGCAAGCCAAACTAGATCGCACCATCAGTTGGGGTCAACAATCTATTGATTTGTGGATTGGCTATGATCGTCATGTGCATAAATTTATTCGAACTGCGATTGATATGGATAAAAATCGAGTCTTTGCGCAAAGATTGCGTCGTTCGATACAGAAATATTTTGATCATCCTTGGGCATTAACCTTTTCTGATGCTCTGCGTTTATTAGATATACGTGATGAACAATCATCCAGCCTCTCTAATGTAGAGTCCATAGGAGAGCTTCCCTCGGAGCTCAAATTTGAAGGATGTGATCTGATCCGAAGCCAGCTGAGCAGCCTCATTGAAGAGGCCTTGATGGTGTATCAGCAAAAAGCGATTCCCCTTCATTTAGGGCAAATACTACGGGATTATCTTAAAAAATATCCTGTTTCTCAACATTTTGAGGTGGCTCGGATCCTGGTTGATCTCGCCCTGCAACTTGGCGTGGCTTCAGAAGATTTTTCTGGATTATCAGCTCAATGGTTGCCCATTAATGATTATGGAGCACAAGTGCAGGCACATGTCATCGATCAATATTGA
- the mukE gene encoding chromosome partition protein MukE: MSSINIEHIMPVKLAQALSNPLFPNLDSQLRSGRHVGMDELENHCFLMDFQEPLETFYRRYHVELIRAPEGFFYLRPRSSTLIPRSVLSELDMILGKILCYLYLSPERLNNQGIFSEQELYEELITLSDEKKLFKCINQRSTGSDLDKQKLQERVRTSLNRLRRLGMVYFIENDKQKFVINAAVFRFGADIRHDEDLPAAQLRLIQQGEAVDLLNPEKMQVFTPNDLPDETPNEHRTQTKDEEE, translated from the coding sequence ATGTCATCGATCAATATTGAACACATTATGCCAGTGAAACTGGCACAGGCTTTGTCAAACCCCCTATTCCCGAATTTAGACAGCCAACTACGTTCAGGAAGACATGTAGGAATGGATGAATTAGAAAATCACTGTTTTTTGATGGATTTTCAAGAACCATTAGAGACATTTTATCGTCGATATCACGTTGAATTAATTCGCGCACCTGAAGGTTTTTTTTATTTACGGCCTCGTTCCAGTACCCTGATCCCCCGCTCCGTGCTGTCAGAATTAGATATGATCCTGGGTAAAATTTTATGTTATCTGTATCTCAGTCCTGAGCGTTTGAACAATCAGGGCATCTTTAGTGAGCAAGAGCTTTATGAAGAATTGATCACCCTTTCTGATGAAAAAAAACTGTTCAAATGCATCAACCAACGCTCTACTGGCTCCGATTTAGATAAACAAAAATTACAAGAAAGAGTCAGAACCTCTCTTAACCGTTTGAGGCGGCTCGGTATGGTGTATTTTATCGAAAATGACAAACAAAAATTTGTCATCAATGCGGCTGTTTTTCGTTTTGGCGCGGATATTCGTCATGACGAGGATCTCCCAGCAGCACAGTTACGTTTGATCCAACAAGGTGAAGCCGTTGATCTTCTGAATCCCGAGAAAATGCAGGTTTTCACTCCTAATGACCTCCCTGATGAAACCCCGAATGAACATAGAACCCAGACAAAGGATGAAGAAGAATGA